In the genome of Pelobacter seleniigenes DSM 18267, one region contains:
- a CDS encoding NUDIX hydrolase, with the protein MLEIEDIKTRLASYQPRLSNMDAERQAAVAMILRHGEKGTEVLFIQRAEHEKDPWSGDLGFPGGRIEADDPSPRAAAERETWEEIGYTLTDANYLGRCDDMAGAFLSVRISCFVYTISEEAVFRINGEVVKYFWIPLATLLDPQRNRHMHFFHRGSDRQHPVVHLNEWSSRPLWGITYRLVDNFFNLFDLSFTYPEKL; encoded by the coding sequence ATGCTTGAGATTGAAGACATCAAAACTCGCCTGGCCAGTTATCAGCCTCGTTTATCCAATATGGACGCGGAGCGTCAGGCAGCGGTGGCAATGATTCTCCGCCATGGCGAAAAGGGAACAGAAGTTCTGTTTATTCAGCGGGCGGAGCACGAGAAAGACCCGTGGTCTGGAGATCTCGGTTTTCCCGGTGGCCGCATTGAAGCAGATGACCCGTCTCCGCGCGCGGCTGCGGAGCGGGAAACCTGGGAAGAGATCGGTTATACGCTGACCGACGCCAATTACCTTGGTCGTTGCGATGACATGGCCGGGGCCTTTCTTTCGGTCCGGATTTCCTGTTTCGTGTACACGATTTCGGAAGAAGCGGTTTTTCGCATCAACGGAGAGGTGGTCAAATATTTCTGGATTCCCCTGGCCACGCTGCTCGACCCGCAACGCAACAGGCATATGCACTTTTTTCATCGCGGATCTGACCGCCAGCATCCCGTGGTTCATCTCAACGAATGGAGTTCCCGCCCATTGTGGGGGATCACCTACCGGCTGGTGGACAATTTTTTCAACCTCTTTGATCTCTCCTTTACCTATCCGGAAAAGCTCTAA
- a CDS encoding type II toxin-antitoxin system HipA family toxin, which yields MATVAEVKLWGRTIGAVAIEDNTSTALFEYDEKFARSGIEVAPLTMPLAQRVYSFPELRQETFHGLPGLLADSLPDRFGNALINAWLATQGRKPDSFNAVERLCYTGSRGMGALEYAPAIGFRQRKSNPIEISQLVELASEILTHRNNFAAVFGDDSAKEEALRDILRVGTSAGGARAKAVIAWNPQSGEVRSGQVKTAPGFEPWLLKFDGVSGNKDKEREDPKGYGAIEYAYHKMATAAGIEMSECRLLEENGRRHFMTRRFDRQADGSKLHMQSLGAMAHFDYNLAGAYSYEQALMTLRQLGLPMSAIEQQFRRMAFNIIARNQDDHVKNIAFLMDKKGQWSLSPAFDVTYSYHPDGNWTSSHQMTLNQKRDSFNMDDFKTCAATVSMKKGRAEAICQEVTNVVRRWNDYAEEAHVAPHWRDEISRNLRISLV from the coding sequence ATGGCGACAGTTGCCGAGGTGAAACTGTGGGGCAGGACCATCGGGGCGGTTGCCATTGAGGACAATACATCCACAGCCCTGTTCGAGTATGACGAAAAATTCGCCCGGAGTGGCATCGAGGTCGCTCCCCTGACCATGCCGCTTGCGCAACGCGTCTATTCTTTCCCCGAGTTGCGCCAAGAGACCTTTCACGGATTGCCGGGGCTTCTGGCTGATTCATTGCCGGATCGGTTCGGCAACGCCCTGATCAATGCCTGGCTGGCCACACAGGGGCGTAAGCCCGACTCTTTCAATGCCGTCGAGCGCCTCTGTTATACCGGCAGCAGAGGCATGGGAGCGCTGGAATATGCCCCGGCCATAGGATTTCGCCAACGCAAGTCAAACCCCATCGAAATAAGCCAGCTCGTGGAACTGGCTTCCGAGATTTTGACGCACCGCAATAACTTTGCAGCGGTTTTCGGTGACGACAGCGCCAAGGAAGAAGCCTTGCGCGATATCCTGCGCGTTGGCACCTCGGCCGGTGGCGCTCGCGCCAAGGCCGTCATCGCCTGGAACCCGCAAAGCGGAGAGGTCCGTTCCGGCCAGGTCAAAACCGCTCCGGGCTTCGAACCCTGGCTCCTGAAATTCGACGGCGTCTCCGGCAATAAGGATAAAGAGAGGGAGGATCCAAAAGGATACGGCGCTATCGAGTATGCCTATCACAAAATGGCCACGGCTGCCGGGATTGAAATGAGCGAATGCCGCCTTCTGGAAGAAAACGGCCGCCGCCACTTCATGACCCGCCGCTTCGATCGCCAGGCAGACGGCAGCAAACTGCACATGCAGTCACTGGGAGCAATGGCCCACTTCGATTACAATCTGGCAGGAGCCTATTCATACGAGCAGGCGCTGATGACGTTACGACAGCTCGGCCTGCCCATGAGTGCCATCGAACAGCAATTCCGCCGCATGGCCTTCAACATCATCGCCCGCAACCAGGACGACCACGTTAAGAATATTGCCTTCCTGATGGACAAGAAAGGCCAATGGTCCCTCTCCCCGGCTTTCGATGTCACCTACAGCTATCACCCGGACGGCAACTGGACCAGCTCACATCAGATGACGCTCAACCAAAAACGCGACAGCTTCAATATGGACGACTTCAAGACCTGCGCCGCAACAGTGTCTATGAAAAAAGGCCGCGCAGAGGCGATCTGCCAGGAAGTGACCAATGTTGTCCGGCGCTGGAACGACTACGCCGAAGAGGCCCACGTCGCCCCGCACTGGCGCGATGAGATTTCACGTAATCTGCGGATTTCGTTGGTGTAG
- a CDS encoding YqaE/Pmp3 family membrane protein produces MDLLRILIAILLPPLGVFLQVGFAGAFWLNILLTLLGYIPGIVHAVWVIAKR; encoded by the coding sequence ATGGATTTATTACGGATTTTGATTGCCATTCTTCTGCCGCCGCTGGGCGTTTTCCTGCAGGTCGGCTTTGCCGGCGCCTTCTGGCTGAACATCCTGTTGACCCTGCTCGGCTATATCCCCGGAATCGTTCACGCCGTCTGGGTGATTGCCAAGCGCTAG
- a CDS encoding ChaN family lipoprotein, which yields MRPCHILLTALFIPLLLSPTTAAAHPHLLATASGTEISYQQLLTELSAVQVVFIGELHDHAGHHRMQYEIIRSLEQQQQPLAIGLEMIQIDDQPTLDAWVAGNLEETDLVAMFNRNWSMWPLYRDIFVLARERRIPLLALNISRDIIRQVAKNGFASLPPTRLEGLEGVTCTVDPAYEQFIRRALGEHGHNPTSFRYFCEAQLLWDTAMAKHLNDFLTRQPDYRVVVLAGSGHSWKYGIPHQLTKLAPRTFRVLLPEVPGRIDRTRASVADTDFLWLDVGPQSWTLSPSQRPQAGEQKSSAAAAE from the coding sequence ATGAGGCCTTGTCATATCCTGCTCACCGCTCTATTCATCCCCCTGTTGTTGTCCCCCACGACGGCCGCTGCCCATCCGCACCTGCTGGCTACAGCCAGCGGTACTGAGATCAGCTATCAGCAGTTGCTGACCGAGCTGAGCGCGGTCCAGGTGGTCTTTATCGGCGAGCTGCATGATCATGCCGGGCATCACCGCATGCAGTACGAAATCATCCGCAGCCTTGAGCAGCAGCAACAGCCGCTGGCCATCGGTTTGGAGATGATCCAGATTGATGACCAGCCAACCCTTGACGCCTGGGTCGCCGGCAATCTTGAGGAAACCGATCTGGTTGCGATGTTCAATCGCAATTGGAGCATGTGGCCGCTGTACCGGGATATTTTTGTCCTCGCCCGGGAACGGCGGATTCCCCTGCTCGCTTTGAACATCTCCCGTGACATCATCCGCCAGGTGGCCAAAAACGGCTTTGCCTCCCTCCCCCCGACCAGGCTGGAAGGGTTGGAAGGGGTGACCTGCACGGTCGACCCCGCCTACGAACAGTTCATCCGCCGGGCCTTGGGCGAGCATGGCCACAATCCGACCAGCTTCCGTTATTTCTGTGAAGCGCAGCTGCTCTGGGATACGGCCATGGCCAAGCATCTCAACGATTTCCTCACGCGCCAGCCGGACTACCGGGTCGTTGTGCTGGCCGGCAGCGGGCATTCCTGGAAATACGGTATCCCGCACCAGCTGACCAAGCTCGCCCCGCGAACGTTCCGGGTTCTGTTACCGGAAGTTCCCGGGCGGATCGACCGCACCCGGGCCAGTGTGGCAGACACCGATTTTCTCTGGCTGGATGTCGGCCCGCAGTCCTGGACGCTCAGTCCTTCACAACGCCCTCAGGCCGGGGAGCAAAAAAGCAGCGCAGCCGCGGCTGAATAA
- a CDS encoding ankyrin repeat domain-containing protein, whose product MPFLTCPLLKAASAGDVETLITLIEQGSDVNVQDENGWSPLHATMLGMHFGSGRNYPDQVTCARLLLEAGADPALKVFGKCDVMNLAVTNRVAALVAMLKERGMKILPSCSLLEFIEGWPREWDRRIVEECREVLQMMLQESPDINEKTEDDRSLTALHIACSRGHHAAINDLLAAGADPNICDNDGDSPLAYLANFAWRSRTDCLESIRALIRCGADLNLCGNGGHSETALSWLVKYGGNRLYVITLLLESGADPNRANSKGETPLMFAAQSDRADVLQTLMMFGADSELRDEQGMTALAHARNNNRQQAVEVLEKNIGASRSVIKVEVFSLR is encoded by the coding sequence GTGCCTTTTCTTACGTGTCCTTTACTGAAAGCCGCTTCCGCCGGGGATGTCGAAACTCTCATCACCTTGATTGAGCAAGGATCTGATGTCAACGTGCAGGACGAAAACGGCTGGAGCCCGCTCCATGCCACTATGCTGGGAATGCATTTCGGCAGCGGTCGCAATTATCCTGATCAGGTAACCTGTGCCCGGTTGTTGCTGGAAGCCGGAGCCGACCCGGCACTGAAGGTGTTTGGCAAATGTGATGTCATGAATCTTGCCGTGACCAACCGAGTTGCGGCGCTGGTAGCGATGCTCAAAGAACGCGGTATGAAGATTCTGCCCAGTTGCTCTTTGTTGGAGTTTATTGAAGGCTGGCCAAGAGAATGGGATCGACGTATCGTCGAGGAATGCAGAGAAGTTTTGCAGATGATGCTGCAGGAAAGTCCCGATATCAACGAGAAAACCGAGGATGACCGCTCGCTGACAGCGTTGCATATTGCCTGTAGTCGGGGGCACCATGCGGCCATTAATGATTTGCTGGCTGCTGGTGCCGATCCCAATATCTGCGATAATGATGGTGATTCACCACTGGCCTATCTGGCGAACTTCGCCTGGCGTTCACGGACCGATTGCCTGGAGTCCATCAGGGCTTTGATTCGTTGTGGTGCTGATCTGAATCTCTGTGGAAACGGGGGGCATTCTGAAACAGCTTTGAGTTGGTTGGTCAAATACGGTGGCAATCGCTTATATGTAATCACTTTATTGCTGGAGTCCGGCGCAGACCCCAATCGTGCCAACAGTAAAGGCGAAACCCCCTTGATGTTCGCGGCCCAAAGTGACCGGGCGGACGTGCTCCAGACGTTAATGATGTTTGGGGCGGATTCTGAACTGCGCGATGAGCAAGGGATGACTGCGTTGGCTCACGCCCGCAATAATAACCGTCAGCAGGCAGTTGAGGTTCTGGAGAAAAATATTGGGGCATCCCGGAGCGTAATAAAGGTTGAGGTGTTTTCTTTGCGTTGA
- a CDS encoding zinc ribbon domain-containing protein, whose product MASHVNRECPYCRHLIEHHIPLFDYALFIGPERLICPQCGKASLTGRRYWADLSAVWKFLVVRGLLISILMYGVMFFLLLAAGVVFVVDKLLDLPVTNEFASLVLLPISLILSAGYHGLRLKKLATPQPEHRNVAAQK is encoded by the coding sequence GTGGCAAGTCACGTGAACCGCGAATGTCCTTATTGCCGGCATCTGATTGAACACCATATCCCCCTATTTGACTACGCTCTGTTCATCGGCCCGGAACGTTTGATCTGTCCGCAATGTGGCAAAGCGTCACTGACTGGCCGACGCTATTGGGCCGATCTGTCCGCAGTGTGGAAGTTCCTGGTGGTGAGAGGACTACTGATATCAATTCTGATGTACGGCGTGATGTTTTTCTTGCTTCTTGCGGCTGGTGTCGTTTTTGTGGTCGACAAACTGCTGGATCTGCCTGTGACGAATGAGTTCGCATCCTTGGTGCTCCTGCCGATCTCCTTGATACTGTCCGCTGGTTATCATGGGCTTCGGTTGAAAAAACTGGCAACTCCACAGCCAGAACACCGTAATGTAGCCGCGCAAAAATAA
- a CDS encoding DUF362 domain-containing protein, whose amino-acid sequence MKAKHSVSARYPETNRLKDLLEAIEAPEVLARQRQILIKPNLINDSPPPVTVPVELVAALIDVIRTWSDATIVVAEGVGAPGLETPQAFRKLGYEQMAQAKGVQLLDLNHAPVKKLVRSDCRVFPSMQLPEILFDSFVISLAMLKAHSLAEVTLAMKNMLGCAPPAYYQQGGHWKKSVFHAHMHESIFELNRYRRPDLNIIDARVGLADYHLGGATCNPPVGKLVAGFDPVAVDAEGAALLGFDWRSIDHIAMADGVLGTAEAPCAG is encoded by the coding sequence ATGAAAGCAAAGCACTCCGTTTCTGCCCGCTACCCTGAAACCAATCGTTTGAAAGATCTCCTTGAAGCTATCGAAGCGCCGGAGGTTCTGGCCCGGCAACGGCAGATACTGATCAAGCCGAATCTGATCAATGATTCTCCGCCGCCGGTGACGGTCCCGGTGGAACTGGTCGCCGCGCTGATCGATGTGATCCGAACCTGGTCGGACGCCACGATCGTTGTCGCCGAGGGGGTCGGCGCGCCAGGACTGGAGACCCCGCAGGCGTTTCGTAAGCTTGGCTATGAACAAATGGCCCAGGCCAAGGGGGTGCAACTCCTCGACCTGAATCATGCCCCGGTCAAAAAGCTGGTGCGCTCGGATTGCCGGGTGTTCCCCAGCATGCAACTGCCGGAAATCCTTTTTGATAGTTTCGTCATCTCCCTGGCCATGCTCAAAGCTCACTCCCTGGCCGAGGTGACCCTGGCCATGAAGAATATGCTCGGCTGCGCACCACCGGCCTATTATCAGCAGGGCGGACACTGGAAAAAGTCCGTCTTCCATGCCCATATGCACGAGTCGATTTTCGAGTTGAATCGCTATCGCCGCCCTGATCTCAATATTATCGATGCCCGGGTCGGTCTGGCTGATTACCATCTGGGTGGCGCAACCTGCAATCCGCCGGTCGGAAAGCTCGTCGCCGGCTTCGATCCGGTGGCAGTGGACGCCGAAGGCGCTGCCCTGCTTGGCTTCGACTGGCGCAGTATCGACCATATCGCCATGGCGGACGGTGTATTGGGCACGGCGGAGGCACCCTGCGCAGGCTGA
- a CDS encoding choice-of-anchor I family protein produces the protein MQKKQLRLYLGVLLSGLLLLAAGCADDGDDGAKGADGADGAGQVITLQRLASTESQGFDASAAEIVAFDAGSQRIFSVNAESGNLDVFNAADLTAPVLDQTIDLRAMLVADGVVASTDLVGAVNSVSVSGNLAAVAVEAAPKTDPGWVVFVNVSTLAYVHSVQVGALPDMVTFTPDGAKVVAACEGEPNEGYSVDPEGSVAVISVADYSLVTVGFSDFNVGAARYAELPTTKMVLDGYSATTVDNKATVAQSLEPEYITVSADSRTAYVTLQENNAIAVINLASGSIDKIIGLGFKDHSIPGNELDVSQKDGVNIRNWPVMGMYMPDSISSFSHDGKTYLITANEGDSREDWLNGISDQASCEAAGYFFFADDGICVDEFSAKDYYDADNVTLDSGLTTNGGFGEDNQLRRLKFSYFTTRAMNGGTDFEKLYAYGARSFSIWDPETGLQVFDSGSAFERLTAQLYGADFNNDNAENTGDDRSDNKGPEPEGVTVGTINGHTYAFIGLERMGGVMVYDVSNPYAPEYVMYTNNRDLSYDIKGIGDLTDASTVAAAVAEAGDLGPEGLTFVSAADSPNGKPLVLVANEVSGTVAVYQINITLLQK, from the coding sequence ATGCAAAAGAAACAGCTACGTTTATATCTGGGGGTGTTGCTCAGCGGCCTGCTGCTGCTTGCGGCCGGTTGCGCAGATGATGGGGATGACGGTGCCAAGGGGGCCGATGGCGCCGATGGTGCCGGGCAGGTGATAACGCTGCAACGCCTGGCCAGTACCGAATCGCAGGGATTTGATGCCAGCGCCGCAGAAATTGTGGCCTTTGATGCCGGGTCGCAACGGATTTTTTCCGTCAATGCCGAGAGCGGCAACCTGGATGTCTTTAATGCGGCCGATCTGACCGCACCGGTGCTTGACCAGACCATCGATCTTCGCGCGATGCTGGTGGCTGACGGGGTGGTGGCGAGTACCGATCTGGTCGGGGCCGTCAACAGCGTCAGTGTCAGCGGGAATCTTGCTGCGGTCGCGGTTGAAGCAGCTCCCAAAACCGATCCGGGCTGGGTGGTTTTTGTGAATGTCTCAACCCTGGCTTATGTTCATTCCGTCCAGGTCGGAGCTTTGCCCGATATGGTGACCTTCACCCCGGACGGCGCCAAGGTGGTTGCGGCTTGCGAAGGGGAACCGAACGAAGGCTACAGCGTTGACCCGGAAGGGAGCGTGGCCGTGATCAGTGTGGCTGATTATTCCCTGGTCACAGTCGGCTTCAGCGATTTCAACGTCGGTGCAGCGCGTTATGCTGAACTGCCCACGACCAAAATGGTTCTCGACGGCTACAGCGCGACCACCGTGGACAATAAAGCCACGGTAGCGCAGAGTCTGGAGCCTGAATATATTACCGTCAGCGCCGACAGCCGCACAGCCTATGTCACCTTGCAGGAAAACAATGCCATTGCCGTGATTAATCTTGCCAGCGGCAGCATCGATAAAATCATCGGCCTCGGTTTCAAGGACCATTCCATCCCGGGCAATGAACTGGATGTCAGCCAGAAAGACGGCGTCAATATCCGCAATTGGCCGGTCATGGGTATGTACATGCCCGATTCCATTAGCAGCTTCAGCCATGACGGCAAGACTTACCTGATCACCGCCAACGAGGGGGATTCCCGCGAGGACTGGCTGAACGGAATCAGCGATCAGGCCAGCTGCGAAGCGGCCGGGTATTTCTTTTTTGCGGATGATGGGATCTGCGTCGATGAGTTTTCGGCCAAAGATTACTATGATGCGGACAATGTCACCCTGGACAGCGGACTGACGACCAATGGCGGCTTTGGCGAAGACAATCAATTGCGGCGTTTGAAATTCTCCTACTTCACCACCAGGGCAATGAACGGCGGTACCGACTTTGAAAAGCTCTACGCCTACGGGGCCCGTTCCTTCTCCATCTGGGACCCGGAAACCGGCCTGCAGGTGTTTGATTCGGGCAGCGCTTTTGAGCGGCTGACCGCGCAGCTGTATGGTGCCGACTTCAATAACGATAATGCTGAAAACACCGGCGACGACCGCAGTGACAACAAGGGACCGGAACCGGAAGGCGTAACCGTCGGAACGATTAACGGCCATACCTATGCCTTCATCGGCCTGGAACGGATGGGGGGAGTCATGGTTTATGACGTGTCCAACCCTTATGCTCCGGAATATGTCATGTACACCAACAACCGCGACCTGAGTTATGACATCAAAGGGATTGGTGATCTGACCGATGCCTCGACGGTTGCCGCTGCTGTGGCCGAAGCCGGCGACCTCGGTCCGGAAGGGCTGACTTTTGTGTCGGCGGCAGATAGCCCCAACGGCAAACCGCTGGTGCTGGTGGCCAATGAGGTCAGCGGTACGGTAGCGGTCTATCAGATCAACATAACCCTGCTCCAGAAATAG
- a CDS encoding cache domain-containing protein — translation MAYFSIRNKFFVSFSLLALLALSTSFWVIYSTAEKEIQETIKRELRNSTDLINTLVQTVARSSIENHLHSIAETQLSMVSAVYADYQQGRYSEQQAKDLAAELLLRQDIGSTGYIYCINSQGIVTEHRDKTVQGADVSSYPFIQEQIRLKSGYLEYLWNNPGEPKAREKALYMAYFPAWDWIISVSAYKDEFDHLIDLDNINRALAGIHFGADGYPFIIAKDGTIIFHPKLQGNLYDAELDPEFIYAIKQIIDQSSGSIYYQWKNPGEDKARDKLAIITPIEDYQWFVGSTAYLDEIYQPLAGIRSSFAVLFGLYVLFNLVASYGLSTLITRPLQLLMAHFKTQQPTEVAAIAGRFGDDEVGALAGYLNQFIDKLNEHHLALSSEIAERKNSEQALRASEQIFHTLFDNSFQFILLLDPAGRILKINRTALSFHNFSPTEVLGKTVWEIDWWPGELGLPGKIEALCRAAQSGQVSHLELHIPGPREFWLDVSVKPVLDENGETIYLIAEGRNVSERRRAELDLQQAQKMESIGTLAGGIAHDFNNALAGILGSLTLLEMKRKKGEELSEEVVFKHLDMISKATLRAKDVVDQLLTLSRKYDFEFVPLDLRTVLEQVVLIARNSFDKSIRIEALLDRSVPVFADAGSLEQVFLNLSINAAHAMTLMRPQEERWGGVLRIGLTRSAVVGKPEVKAGDYWCITVSDSGVGIKPADLERIFVPFFTTKAKGSGSGLGLAMVYNIVSQHKGFIEVSSQPWVGTEVAVFLPVHEGLIGASETPAEELIARGEGTILVIDDEELVRSTARDFLLECGYQVLLAENGAAGVALFQHRQREIDLILLDLMMPVMSGKEAFAALKQIDPAVKVLLSSGFRHDTRVEEILAGGAASFIQKPYTLVDLSAAVARLLR, via the coding sequence ATGGCATATTTTTCTATCCGCAATAAGTTTTTCGTTTCTTTTTCCCTGCTGGCGCTGCTTGCCCTGTCCACCAGCTTCTGGGTCATTTATTCAACAGCGGAAAAGGAAATCCAGGAAACCATCAAGAGGGAACTTCGTAACAGCACCGACCTGATCAACACCCTGGTGCAGACTGTGGCCCGTTCTTCCATTGAAAACCATCTTCATTCCATTGCCGAGACCCAACTGTCCATGGTCAGCGCGGTTTATGCGGACTACCAGCAGGGGCGCTACAGCGAACAGCAGGCCAAGGACCTGGCGGCAGAGTTACTGCTGCGGCAGGATATCGGCAGCACCGGCTATATTTACTGCATCAACAGTCAGGGGATTGTGACCGAGCATCGGGACAAAACCGTGCAAGGGGCCGATGTCTCCTCTTACCCTTTTATCCAAGAACAGATACGGCTGAAATCCGGCTACCTGGAGTACCTCTGGAACAATCCGGGGGAGCCTAAAGCACGGGAAAAAGCCCTCTATATGGCCTATTTTCCGGCTTGGGACTGGATCATCTCGGTCTCGGCTTACAAGGATGAATTCGATCATCTGATCGATCTTGACAACATCAACAGGGCCCTGGCCGGAATCCATTTCGGAGCGGACGGCTACCCGTTTATCATCGCCAAAGACGGCACGATTATTTTTCATCCCAAACTGCAGGGAAACCTGTATGACGCAGAGCTGGATCCGGAGTTTATCTATGCGATCAAACAGATTATTGACCAGAGCAGCGGCTCCATCTATTACCAGTGGAAAAATCCGGGGGAGGACAAAGCGCGTGACAAACTGGCCATCATTACCCCGATAGAGGATTACCAATGGTTTGTCGGTAGTACCGCTTACCTGGATGAGATCTATCAGCCCCTGGCCGGGATTCGTAGCTCTTTTGCGGTGCTGTTCGGCCTGTATGTTTTGTTCAACCTGGTGGCCAGTTATGGCTTGAGCACCCTGATTACCAGGCCACTGCAACTGCTGATGGCCCATTTCAAGACCCAGCAGCCGACCGAGGTGGCGGCCATTGCCGGGCGATTCGGTGATGATGAGGTCGGCGCCCTGGCCGGATATCTGAATCAGTTTATTGATAAATTGAACGAACACCATCTGGCGCTGAGTTCGGAGATCGCCGAGCGCAAGAACAGCGAACAGGCGTTGCGGGCCAGCGAGCAGATTTTTCATACTCTTTTTGACAACTCCTTTCAGTTTATTTTGCTGCTCGATCCGGCCGGGCGAATCCTGAAAATCAACCGGACCGCCCTGTCTTTCCATAATTTCAGCCCCACGGAAGTGCTCGGAAAGACGGTTTGGGAGATCGACTGGTGGCCCGGTGAACTAGGGCTACCGGGCAAAATTGAGGCGCTCTGTCGTGCGGCGCAAAGCGGCCAGGTTTCCCACCTGGAATTGCATATTCCGGGACCCCGCGAGTTTTGGCTGGATGTTTCCGTAAAGCCGGTGCTGGACGAAAACGGGGAGACGATTTACCTGATTGCCGAAGGGCGTAATGTCAGCGAGCGGCGGCGTGCCGAGCTGGATCTGCAGCAGGCCCAGAAGATGGAATCCATCGGGACTCTGGCCGGCGGGATCGCCCATGATTTTAATAATGCTCTGGCTGGAATTCTGGGCAGTTTAACCCTGTTGGAGATGAAACGGAAGAAAGGGGAGGAGCTGTCGGAGGAGGTCGTTTTCAAACATCTGGACATGATTTCAAAAGCCACCTTGCGGGCCAAGGATGTAGTGGATCAGCTGTTGACCTTGTCGCGCAAATACGATTTTGAGTTTGTTCCTCTGGATCTGCGCACTGTGCTTGAGCAGGTTGTGCTGATTGCCAGAAATTCCTTCGATAAATCGATCCGGATCGAGGCATTGCTGGACCGGAGTGTTCCGGTTTTTGCCGATGCCGGCAGCCTGGAGCAGGTCTTTTTGAACCTGAGCATCAATGCCGCCCATGCCATGACGCTGATGCGGCCGCAGGAGGAGCGCTGGGGCGGCGTTCTGCGCATTGGGTTAACCCGCTCGGCAGTCGTGGGGAAACCGGAGGTGAAGGCCGGTGACTACTGGTGCATTACGGTCAGCGACAGCGGTGTCGGAATCAAGCCCGCCGACCTGGAACGGATTTTCGTGCCCTTTTTTACCACCAAGGCCAAGGGGAGTGGCTCCGGTCTTGGACTGGCCATGGTTTACAATATTGTCAGCCAGCATAAGGGGTTTATCGAAGTCTCCTCGCAACCGTGGGTGGGGACCGAAGTGGCGGTGTTCCTGCCGGTTCATGAGGGTCTTATCGGTGCCAGCGAGACTCCGGCTGAAGAGCTTATTGCCCGGGGCGAAGGCACCATCCTGGTGATTGACGACGAAGAACTGGTGCGCAGCACCGCCCGGGACTTCCTTCTGGAATGCGGCTATCAGGTCCTGCTGGCCGAGAACGGCGCTGCCGGCGTTGCACTCTTTCAGCACCGGCAGCGCGAGATCGACCTGATTCTTCTCGACCTGATGATGCCGGTGATGTCTGGTAAGGAAGCCTTTGCCGCCCTCAAACAGATCGACCCGGCGGTCAAGGTTCTGCTGTCTTCCGGGTTTCGTCATGATACGCGGGTGGAAGAGATTCTGGCCGGCGGGGCGGCCTCTTTCATTCAGAAACCCTATACCCTGGTTGACCTCTCCGCCGCTGTTGCCCGGCTTTTGCGCTGA
- a CDS encoding YaiI/YqxD family protein has translation MRIWVDADACPAVIKEILFRAAQRTGLRLTLVANHRLRVPPAGNIDFLLVPAGFDVADNEIIRQLSQGDLVITADIPLAAEVIDNGGQALNPRGELYNEDTIRERLNMRDFLDTLRGVGIETGGPSALTNSDRKAFAGQLDKLLSRYQQHQNS, from the coding sequence ATGAGAATATGGGTCGATGCCGATGCATGCCCGGCAGTGATCAAGGAGATTTTATTTCGGGCCGCGCAAAGAACCGGCCTGCGGCTGACCCTGGTCGCCAATCACCGGCTCCGGGTACCACCGGCCGGCAATATCGATTTTCTTCTGGTTCCCGCCGGCTTTGATGTTGCGGACAATGAAATCATCCGCCAGCTGAGCCAGGGAGACCTGGTGATTACCGCCGATATCCCGTTGGCCGCTGAAGTGATCGACAACGGCGGCCAGGCGCTGAACCCACGCGGCGAACTCTATAACGAGGACACGATTCGGGAGCGCCTGAACATGCGGGATTTCCTGGACACTTTACGTGGGGTGGGCATTGAAACCGGTGGCCCGTCCGCCCTCACCAACAGCGACCGCAAAGCTTTCGCCGGACAACTGGACAAACTGCTCAGCCGCTACCAGCAGCACCAGAACTCCTGA